The Halichoerus grypus chromosome 9, mHalGry1.hap1.1, whole genome shotgun sequence genomic sequence CTGTCAGATCCTCTTACTCTAACTACAAATTGGGAATTCCTTAGGGTCCATACCAgattcccctttcttctccttctataccaacactgtccaatagaaatttcTGTGaggatggaaatattctatatatgcACTTATCCACGCAGCAGCGGCTAGCTAAACGTGGCTGCTGAGGAAATGCGGTTAGTATGACTCAggaactaatttttaattttatttaattaatttatattgcCCCATAAagccagtggctaccatattggacagcacaacTCCAGGCTATCTTACAAGGTGAGCTATTAAAAAACAGCTTTAGACTTGCAAGTTCCTGGGTTTTATCTGTAGCTCAGATCTCCCCACAGAGCTGCAGGGTTATATTCATCTGATAACTCGGATGACTCACAAGCACTGACTGATCATAACTGTTCTTTCCTCAGCTGCCGCTATTCAGACAATGGCACCAATGGCACTCGGTTTGTTGAACCTAGAAAATGAGAgttgttcttgatttttttccttttccttattatCTCACGTCCAAACTGTAAGTAACTTCTATTGAGTCTACCTCCAACTTGCGTTTTGAATCTGTCCATTTCCCTTCATCTCTACTGCTACCACCCATCCAAACCATCATTATATCCTGCCTGGATGACTCGCAATTGTCTCCCTGCCTCTTGAACCCCCCCTTCAGCCCACTATCTACATAGTTTCAGTATAATCCTCTCAAAATGTGAGTTAGATCATGTCACTTTTCTGCTTATGATTCTTGCATGTTTTGCCATTGCTTTTGGAATAAAATGTCAATTCCTTGTTTTGGACTTCAAGAATCTGGGCCCTGCTTTCCCTTCCAACCCTTATTCTGAGTTTCTTCTTGTCCCTTTGCACTAGACCTTCTGGGACAACGTATGCtctgctgccccagggcctttgcacttgctatttctCACCTGCGTGTCTTCCCCAGCTATTTACCTGGACAGCCTTTTCTTACTCTTTGGTTCTTAACTCAGTACTTCAGGGAGCTCTCCCCTAACCACTTATCCCAATGGGTTCACTTCCATTTCCTTATTCTCCACGTCAGCATAGAGACTGTTTTCTCCTTTACATTGTGTGCTTGTCTCTTTAATGTCTATGTAGCACACCAGCCTATGAGCTCCAAGAGGGCAGAGGCTTCTATGTAACTCCCTGCGTCTATCTAATAGTAGCACATCACTGATGCATAGTAGaactcgataaatatttgttgaatgatgaatgaatgaatgaatgaatgagctcatGCTTTGACTTATACACAGGgtattatatcttattttattgttttcaaaatccagtttttaatttgtattttaaatggcaACAAGTGGATGACTTGGCTCCtgccaacatcttcccattttcaTTCAATGAACACAACGATGGCATCCAGGGAAAAGTCAGAGGTAATAAAAGATTAATTACACTGAGAATAGTGTCTTTCAAGTCTCCACAGGACCATATTGCTTTCAGCTTCCTAGTGAGACACTAAAGAGGTTTCCAGTACTTTTCTGGTAAATTATAGACAAGGATTGCATTTTGGAATTATCGGGGAAGCTTTAAAATATGCTGGCTGGGTCTCATCCCCATAGATTTAATTGGTCTGAGGTGCATCCTGCATGCTAGGACTGTTACAGCTGCCCAGGAGATTCTAACGTGTAGCCACGTTGCATATCACAGAGCAAAGTTGTGGACCAAAGAAGGATGGATGCGGGGAGAAACTGTTTGTCAAATTATTTTGTCAGTTGTGAATTCTATTTGCTATGCTGTTCTTAGTGCAACGTCTCACAGATTAGCTAATAgagttttataagatttttaattatgaaaaaagccCATTAGCTTTTCTGACAAATGTTCCATTGAAACTGTCAGAGGTTGGATTCAATGTCTAAGATTCTTCCAGGTAAGTCCACTTCCAGCCTATGCACTATTCATGAAGAGGAATGAATGATTAGCAAGTGAATAAGTCATGTTTCTGTTTAGTGTCCCTTGGCTCTGGTTAAGTCTAATTGCTGTCCTCTGCCTTGATCAAAGGTGTCAGCTAGCAGCCTGGCCTCACCTCCTTTGCTTTATCTCCCTCTGTGCTCAACAGCTGATGTTGTCATGGGTCTAGCTGCAGGCTTGGGCCCCTCCTGGTTCATCAGCTGAGCAGAGCAAAGTGTGTCAGAAACTTTGGCTGCTCTAATTGATACTCCCCGTATTTGAAAACTGATAATAAATTTGTAAGCAAAGAGTTATTAATAACCAGCATTCataattaatatttcatattaataacAATATGGCAGCTAGGCCTTTGTAAGTTTCCTACTTCCATGCATTTTCCACAAAACTTGTTGCTCGCTAACCAGTCGGTTTTTCTAAGCAGTAAATATGACCCAGAGTCTAAACCTTCTTGTGCCTTCCTCAGTTGGCCCAGTTCACAAGAACTGATCTGTGCTATGCAGCCACCCTGCCCTATATCCTGGCTCCTTGGAGGGTGGCATGGCTGGGGGGCCTGGCTGACAATTGAGGTATGTTTCTTCACCCACCTCTCCTGGGATCAACTCCCACATCCTGGCTCCTGAGTACTGCCCACTGTCTAGACTCTTCAGCACTGTGGTTAAACTTCCAGATGCCAAAAGTCACGTATGTGTTTGTTTTCCTCATTGGCTCCCGCTTTCTACAATCTCATTGTCGTCACCACTGACCCTTTCTACCTGAGCCACCCACTGTCCCCTTGCTCCAGGAAAATGTGTCTCACTAGTCAGTAGTTCTCACTCATTGTGATCCATTTTAATCACTCTTTGGCATTTCCTTGCAATATCTGCACTATTGGTTGTGTAATATCTCTTCGTAAGTTGCCTTgccttcaaacaaacaaacaaacaagcaaacatcCCCATACTATCTTGCTTTGCCtaggcaaaaatattttgaaatcatagATTTGAAGTGTTCCTTATATCTTTCCCTATTACACATTAAGATAAATCCACAACTATTCACATAAAGTATCTGCAGACTATTTAGAATTGCCCCGGAACCAAGGCACCCTTgtaccacactttgagaaatgtctgcCTCAGGGCCTCCACCCCGAGTGTGTtcactcccacccctgccctgcccctttcTGCCTGTCCTGCATGGATGCCGCAGGTCCTGTGTTGGGACATTTGTACTTAGGACTCCCTGCTCGATGCCAACTACACATGTGCTAAGTACAAATGGAATTTCACTGATAGATGACTCCAGTCAAAGCTAACGTCATGTGGTGGTTCAGAGCATAAATTCTGGAGGTGACCTGATTTCAAAGCCCAGCTGCTACTTACTATGTAAGTCACTGCGTGTCTCTCAGGTAGCTCAGAGAActgatgtgaggattaaacacATTGGCATATGTTTAGAGCTTGGAACAGTGTCTGGTCCCTGGAAGTGCCATATAAATATTAGACATTATTATAAGCTGTGAGTTCAGGCAacagaagtggaaagaaaaaagtagtcTGTGAGTGTGCTAGGCATCCTTTCCTTGGAGAAAGAGTTGGCTAGGGAATCATAGGAGTGTACTCATATTTATTTAATCTGGAGGCCAGGACTCCATGTATTTATTACATCAGGGCTTTATGAATcaggtaaaaaatatataacactcaataatttaaaatggcATCTATCTGACTTGCTGTCATTTAGTTATGCAAATTGAGTATTCTATGCAAATTCCATTTCATTCCTTTCCATTCTCAAAAGAAATTTATGTACTTTGTATTAATTTGAAAACTGAATGATTTTAGTAAATATCATGAGCTGTGCaaaatgtgcgtgtgtgtgtgtgtgtgtgcatgcattctGAATGTTTTGAATAGGCTTTTTGTTATCAGTATGGCAAataattctttctaaaataaactactgaaatacctagaaataaatttaactgagAAAGTAAAAGACCTGACctgcacactgaaaactataaggcattaatgaaagaaattgaagaagacacaaataagtggatATTCCAAGCTCATGAATCAGAagaattcatattgttaaaatatccatattactcaaagtaatctacagattcagtgcaaaaTTCCTACCAacattccaatggcattttccacggaaatagaaaaaacaactctaaaatttgtgtggaaccacaagagacctcaaaagccaaagcaatcttgaaaaagaacaaagctgaaggcattatgctctctgatttcaaactatatttcaaagctatagtaaacaaacagtatggtagtggcataaaaacagacacataaatcaatggaacagaacagagagcccagaaataaatccatacatataTGGGCAATTAACTtataacaaaggagccaagaatatacaatggggaaaggacagtttcttcaataaatcacACTGGGACAGCTagatccaaaagaatgaaactggaccactgtcttaaaccatacacaaaaatttactcaAGTGGATTCagaacttaaatataagacctgaaactataaaattcctagaaaaaaaacagaagcaataaactccttgacattggtcttggtgataattttttggatttgacaccaaaaacaaaaataaacaagtgaaatgACATCAAACTAAAAGGTTTTTGTGCAGTGAGGGAAATCATCAACATAaggaaaaggcaacttactgaatgggagaaaatatttacgaatcatatatctaataaggggttaatacccaaaatacataaaaaaactcatacaagtcaatagcaaaaaaaaaaaaaaaatccaattaaaaaatgggcagaggatctgaatggacatttctaaagaagacacacagatgaccaataggtaaatgaaaagatgctcagcatcacccatcatcagggaaatagaaatcagaaccacaatgagatatcacctcacacctttagaatggctattattaagaagacaagaaataagtgctggcgaggatgtggataaaagggaacccttgtgcactgttgggggaatgcaaattggtacaattgctgtggaaaacagcatggagtttcctcaaaaaattaaaaatagatctaccatgtgatccagcaattcctttGCTGGGTATCTatcctaagaaaatgaaaacactaatttgaaaagctatatgcacccccatgttcattgtagcatcatttacagtagccaagtcccagaaacaacctaagtagtCGTCTCCctagggatgaatggataaagaaaatgtggcatatagatacaatggagtgaagtcttgctatttgtgacaccGTGGATGGATCTtggggcattatgctaagtaaaataagacagggaaagacaaatgccatatggtCTCACTCacacgtggaatctaaaataacaaaaaatgggagttcatagatacagagaacagattggtggttgccagaggtgggggaggggagtgagcaGAATGGGTGAATGGGtcaagggggtcaaaaggtacaaaaaataaaatgaaataaactataaaactgtTAAATGAACTAGtatgtttttgtatattataGCAACAGTTTTGCAGGTCATAATATGAACACAAttttttcctgtctcctttttGAAATAACTCAAGCATCAGCAACATTACCTTAAAACTTCTTTATTACATTCAACCAAATATTATCAATTACATTTATAAGGAGTAACAAACAGTAAACCTGTATTTGAATAAAACATCTCAATTCTAATTCTGAAACTTAATCAGAAAAAACATTTTAGCAcaataataatcttaaatacaCATCATCGTTATGCTGTTTCTGTTATGAAAACATTCATCGATGTTAAGAAAAGGTATTCAGCTGACACTGGAAAACAAAATTCTCTTAAAAACAATTGCACATTATCATTGCAatattgtagattttttttaaaagttgtagtTATATACTTGGAGATAAAATGGTCAAATTTATTTCCTGAAGCTCTTGTAATAGAtggtaaatgctaaataaaaattttaagaaacgACTCAGGAGATAAGATTGTAAAGACTTCTTCCTGAAACTATTTTGACAACCTCTAAAGGCCAGATAAGGATTTGTAAAATTCCCTATGGTCAAATGGGAAAGGGCTTAGAATGAGAACCAGAATTCTTGGCTTCTACTCCAGTGAATTTAGCTTATTACTCATCATGGTATCCAACttgcttatttgttcatttggGAGAGTCACATTTCAGACCTAATCCTATGTAGTgtggtagtttgtttttttcttgaagattttatttatttatttatttatttatttatttatttatttgagagagagagagggagcagggagaggggcagagggagagggagagagaatctcaagcagactctgcaccgagtGTGGAggccgacatggggcttgatctcacaaccctgcgatcctgacctgagccaaaatcacgttGGAGACTtgacacactgagccacccaggcgcccctgtagtgtAGTAGGTTTTAAAATGCTGTGCAAAAACTTCCCTATACTATCTAAACATTTCCAACCCATAATTTTCTCAACTGatcagcattattattattacatatgtCCGCTAGATCAATCCCCCAGCTCAAACAAGAGATAGCTTCTATTCCACATTTCACTGCATGCATGGACACCACTATTACATCGTGCCCAGGACTGTTGTTCAAAAGTCCTCATTGTCATAGCTAAAGAACGGACTAACCCCATCTGGATAACTGATTGCAGACCCCGACCTCGATGGACACACATCCCAAGTCTCTGCTCCATCTGTCCTGGAGGGAGCGGACTCCTGAGGAAAGGCCAGCGTGGGTCTGATGGCTCGGCAATCGCCTGGAATTTTCAAAGGAAGTGACCCAGCTGGCGAGGCTGCCCTGGCTACCGTGGCTGGGAAGTCCAAGCCTTCCGGATAGATGGACAGGGGGATGTTTTCAGAAGCATAGTTGCACCCTGAAAGGCTCTTCACTTCTTGTATGCTGTCGCAGTATTTCAGAGCAGGGGGCTGGTAGGCCTGGTAGGAcactttggtggtggtggtgatcacAGTCTGTAGGGCTGGGGGACCTGCTGGGGGAGCCGTGAGGTACCTGCAGGGAAGCTCTGGGTTATAATAAGGGTGAGTGGCCACGGCCTGGAACTGTCCATGGTCTGGCCTCTCCCCAAGGCCAGGTGCTCCAAGAGCTGGTTTCCAGCCGTGTTGTTTACTGGTGAAATCAAAGCTTCTCTCAAAGCTGCTGTAGGAATTGACGTTATATTGTAGTGCATTCAGATGAACCCAGTCCGTGTCATTAGGGATGGTGCTGGAATTTGTATAAAGGGTGGGATGTGAGCTTGAATTTGTGTAACTAGGACCTGCCAATTCATAGCTGCAAGGTGGCCTAGGCAAAAAAATCCTTGGGTTTGGGTATTTCTGAAAGGGTGGCATTACGTCTCCTTGGAAGGTGGCTAGGTCACAGGTAGCTTTGTAAGCCTCGGAGCTTGGGAAGGAAAAGCAAGGCTG encodes the following:
- the GCM2 gene encoding chorion-specific transcription factor GCMb, producing MVAEVGQKADRVCSYGMKLSWDINDPQMPQEPAHFDHFCEWPDGYLRFIYRSDEKKAQRHLSGWAMRNTNNHNGHILKKSCLGVVVCAQACALPDGSRLQLRPAICDKARLKQQKKACPNCHSALELIPCRGHSGYPVTNFWRLDGNAIFFQAKGVHDHPRPESKSETEARRSAIKRQMAPFYQPQKKRIREPEAGENQDNSGHFNNMPPLENPEEFDLIADTGFPIPGQPCFSFPSSEAYKATCDLATFQGDVMPPFQKYPNPRIFLPRPPCSYELAGPSYTNSSSHPTLYTNSSTIPNDTDWVHLNALQYNVNSYSSFERSFDFTSKQHGWKPALGAPGLGERPDHGQFQAVATHPYYNPELPCRYLTAPPAGPPALQTVITTTTKVSYQAYQPPALKYCDSIQEVKSLSGCNYASENIPLSIYPEGLDFPATVARAASPAGSLPLKIPGDCRAIRPTLAFPQESAPSRTDGAETWDVCPSRSGSAISYPDGVSPFFSYDNEDF